In Lacrimispora indolis DSM 755, a genomic segment contains:
- a CDS encoding M48 family metallopeptidase, protein MGIRSMEAGNHESRKETGMLSFDDGTTCSYGIIKSDRRTLALQVTKTGEVFVRLPGRLPFKAGHELVQKNREWVFAQVAKVRKASERREAFHWAEGAFVLFHGSSRILHVRPDYKRKTFYIQDTKESLVVSGPMGPYSGEDQETAVKEAVKLWYRQEAREYLGERTARWSAIMKVDYGRIAIRDQATRWGSCSAKGNLNFNWRLVLLPEELADYVVVHELAHRVHMNHSPAFWQVVERELPDYRLRRRELKRYEAEIYQKY, encoded by the coding sequence TTGGGAATCAGATCGATGGAAGCGGGCAATCATGAAAGCAGAAAGGAAACGGGCATGCTCTCCTTTGACGATGGAACCACGTGCTCTTACGGGATCATAAAATCGGACAGGCGTACCCTGGCCCTGCAGGTCACGAAAACAGGAGAGGTTTTCGTAAGGCTTCCAGGGCGCCTGCCCTTTAAGGCAGGTCATGAGCTGGTACAGAAGAACAGGGAATGGGTTTTTGCGCAGGTGGCAAAGGTTCGGAAAGCGTCGGAGCGAAGGGAGGCCTTTCATTGGGCGGAAGGTGCCTTCGTGCTTTTTCACGGAAGCAGCAGGATTCTTCATGTGCGGCCTGATTATAAAAGAAAGACGTTTTATATACAGGATACAAAGGAAAGCCTGGTGGTCTCCGGGCCCATGGGACCATATTCAGGGGAGGACCAGGAAACAGCCGTTAAAGAGGCTGTGAAGCTTTGGTACAGGCAGGAAGCCAGAGAGTATCTGGGGGAAAGGACAGCCAGATGGTCTGCAATTATGAAGGTGGACTATGGAAGGATCGCCATCCGGGATCAGGCGACCCGGTGGGGAAGCTGCAGTGCCAAAGGAAATTTAAACTTTAACTGGAGGCTTGTGCTTCTTCCGGAAGAGCTGGCAGATTATGTGGTGGTCCATGAGCTTGCTCACCGTGTTCATATGAATCATTCCCCTGCATTTTGGCAGGTTGTGGAGAGAGAATTACCGGATTACCGGTTGAGGAGGAGAGAATTAAAGCGCTATGAAGCTGAAATCTATCAGAAATATTAA
- a CDS encoding MCP four helix bundle domain-containing protein, with translation MKLKSIRNINIKTKLLFLGGISIMGLIFMGTESVITARRINEASTEISQSWVPAIIIAEELNTRTSDYRIKEYNHVITVDNKDMDRLEGEMDQIREEIAQGFQDYENYIANESDRKLMEEAEGEWKKYLEYSDNLLVKSRENHTQEAFDMIMGESGQLFDDASNGLLKVAEFNREGAEAASIQGDRLYDQLAKIKIITICLIGGVISLLVIYIIIAIDKPVKALVEGTRRVANGDLEVYLSYRSEDEIGILTDSVNQLIKRLKYIIDDEKYLFREIGSENFEVKSTCEHAYRGDFAPILYSITSLMSRLDAAKKRKERGGSAGTEENDKNELSGRAVCREITKHGRREMDATDKKG, from the coding sequence ATGAAGCTGAAATCTATCAGAAATATTAATATTAAAACAAAGCTCCTGTTTTTAGGAGGGATCAGCATTATGGGATTGATTTTCATGGGAACGGAATCCGTGATAACGGCAAGAAGGATCAATGAGGCCAGCACGGAAATCTCACAGTCCTGGGTCCCTGCCATCATCATTGCCGAGGAGCTTAACACCAGGACATCAGACTACCGTATTAAAGAATATAACCATGTCATCACCGTGGATAACAAGGATATGGACCGCCTGGAAGGGGAAATGGACCAGATCCGGGAAGAGATTGCCCAGGGGTTTCAAGATTATGAGAATTATATTGCCAATGAATCGGACCGGAAGCTGATGGAAGAGGCGGAAGGAGAATGGAAGAAGTATTTGGAGTACAGTGATAATCTGCTTGTGAAAAGCCGTGAAAATCACACCCAGGAAGCCTTTGATATGATCATGGGAGAGTCCGGACAGTTATTTGACGATGCCAGCAACGGACTTTTAAAGGTGGCGGAATTTAACCGGGAGGGGGCTGAGGCGGCCAGCATTCAAGGTGACAGGCTCTATGACCAGCTTGCAAAAATAAAGATCATAACCATCTGCCTGATCGGCGGGGTTATTTCCCTTTTGGTGATCTATATAATTATTGCCATTGACAAGCCTGTCAAGGCCCTTGTGGAAGGTACCAGGAGAGTTGCCAATGGAGACTTGGAGGTGTACCTTTCCTACCGTTCCGAAGATGAGATCGGAATTCTGACCGATTCCGTCAACCAGTTGATTAAGCGGCTTAAATACATCATTGATGATGAGAAATATTTATTCAGGGAGATCGGAAGCGAGAATTTTGAGGTGAAATCCACATGCGAGCATGCGTACCGCGGGGATTTTGCCCCTATTCTCTATTCTATTACCAGCTTGATGAGCCGGCTGGATGCGGCGAAAAAACGAAAGGAAAGAGGCGGATCGGCCGGCACAGAAGAAAATGATAAGAATGAACTGTCCGGAAGAGCCGTTTGCAGGGAGATAACGAAACATGGCAGAAGAGAAATGGATGCTACAGACAAAAAGGGCTGA
- a CDS encoding YjjG family noncanonical pyrimidine nucleotidase gives MYQIFLLDIDNTLLDFDAAEEQSFKKVIKSYDLEYKDEMLPQYKKMNRHLWDLLEQEKIGREELLNTRFSQFFRFYDLEISGEEAEGRYRRHLGNSSDLIPGATETLTRLKQMGKQLYSASNGVYSTQIQRLEQAGLLHLFDGMFISEKAGYEKPSLHFFEYCFENIPQLEKDKTIMVGDSISSDIQGAVNAGIDSCLFCRSGRPLQSEATHTIQDLSELISI, from the coding sequence ATGTATCAGATTTTTTTACTGGATATTGACAATACCCTGCTGGATTTTGATGCCGCTGAAGAACAGAGCTTTAAAAAGGTGATCAAATCCTATGATTTGGAATATAAAGACGAAATGCTTCCCCAATATAAAAAGATGAACAGGCATTTATGGGATTTGCTGGAACAGGAAAAGATAGGCAGAGAAGAACTTCTCAATACCCGTTTTTCCCAATTCTTCCGCTTTTACGACTTAGAAATCAGCGGAGAGGAAGCAGAAGGGCGCTACCGAAGGCATCTTGGAAACAGCTCTGATTTAATTCCAGGCGCCACGGAAACCCTGACACGGTTAAAGCAGATGGGGAAACAACTGTATTCCGCATCAAACGGAGTTTACTCCACTCAGATACAAAGGCTTGAGCAGGCAGGCCTTCTCCATCTTTTCGACGGAATGTTCATATCGGAAAAAGCTGGGTATGAAAAGCCATCCCTTCATTTTTTCGAATATTGTTTTGAGAATATCCCACAGCTGGAGAAAGACAAGACCATTATGGTTGGAGACAGCATATCCTCTGATATTCAGGGTGCTGTAAACGCCGGCATTGATTCCTGTCTCTTCTGCCGTTCCGGCCGGCCCCTGCAGTCCGAAGCAACCCATACCATTCAAGATCTTTCAGAATTGATAAGCATTTAA
- a CDS encoding YczE/YyaS/YitT family protein, whose protein sequence is MSRKKRNDLIGTILSFVFFGFGISLQLKAAIGQSVLNALAVTLSYTIQMKVGTILNGINSLFFISYLLLRRSRLNYKDTIQIIATIANGYIINLFLYHLLSIFTVESYIYRVILYLTGLVIASISLGAILAIGIVKFPLESLCLVISESYKKNFAAVRMSFDVIFLIVTLCLTLLSRAPLQIREGTVISVFLLSTLLGICYEFFKKHLTVED, encoded by the coding sequence ATGAGCAGAAAAAAACGAAACGATTTAATCGGAACCATCCTATCCTTTGTATTCTTTGGCTTTGGAATATCCCTGCAGCTGAAGGCAGCCATCGGGCAAAGCGTCTTAAACGCACTGGCAGTGACATTATCCTATACCATCCAGATGAAGGTGGGCACCATACTCAATGGGATCAATTCCTTGTTCTTCATTTCCTATTTACTTTTAAGGCGTTCACGTTTAAACTATAAAGACACTATACAGATTATTGCCACCATTGCAAACGGCTATATCATCAACCTGTTTTTATATCACTTGCTTTCCATTTTTACCGTGGAAAGCTATATTTACCGGGTCATCCTTTATTTGACCGGACTTGTAATCGCTTCCATCAGCCTGGGAGCCATCCTGGCAATCGGAATCGTGAAATTCCCGCTGGAAAGCCTGTGTCTTGTGATCAGCGAATCATATAAAAAGAATTTTGCCGCTGTCCGCATGAGCTTTGATGTGATATTTTTGATCGTCACCCTATGCCTGACCCTGTTATCACGCGCCCCGCTGCAAATAAGGGAAGGAACTGTTATCAGCGTTTTTCTCTTATCCACCCTGCTTGGGATCTGCTATGAATTTTTCAAGAAACATTTAACTGTGGAGGACTAA
- a CDS encoding Crp/Fnr family transcriptional regulator, whose amino-acid sequence MKKYNMYEIPDSLAAAGEERHYPAGKNIFHVDDKITRCYLILSGMVKIYIDHENGRRSILDFAGKGDWLGELSLFCSEDYIKENKVMDDVVCLEFELDQLKKVCKKEAEISFYFASYISNKLMIRSCRMSEYLNYSLEKRLASFILEYQQNGKYTIPHTDVSEYMNISYRHILFVIKKLCDDGILKKDKGYRIMDYERLKEISHGSP is encoded by the coding sequence ATGAAAAAATACAATATGTATGAAATACCGGACAGTCTGGCCGCGGCCGGAGAGGAACGGCATTATCCGGCGGGAAAGAATATTTTTCATGTGGATGACAAGATCACTCGCTGCTACCTGATCCTTTCCGGAATGGTGAAAATCTATATTGACCATGAGAACGGACGCCGGTCGATTCTCGATTTTGCAGGGAAGGGCGACTGGCTGGGAGAGCTTTCCTTATTCTGCAGCGAGGATTATATCAAGGAAAATAAGGTGATGGACGATGTGGTCTGCCTGGAATTTGAGCTGGATCAGTTAAAGAAAGTCTGCAAAAAAGAGGCGGAAATATCATTTTATTTTGCCTCCTATATTTCCAATAAGCTGATGATCAGGAGCTGCCGGATGAGTGAATACTTAAATTATTCCCTGGAAAAAAGGCTGGCTTCCTTTATTCTCGAGTATCAGCAAAATGGGAAATACACCATACCCCACACGGATGTTTCCGAGTATATGAACATCAGCTACCGCCATATACTGTTTGTCATAAAGAAGCTTTGTGATGACGGGATCCTTAAAAAAGATAAGGGGTACCGGATCATGGATTATGAAAGATTGAAAGAGATATCCCACGGTTCCCCATGA